DNA from Cutibacterium acnes:
ATGAGCAGGAGCACCTTGCCGGGGCCACCAGAAAGCTCCGAGGCCCGTCCGAAGTTGATGATGTAGTCAGTCAGACCTGCCGAGAAACCGAATCCGTCCTTGATGCCCAAGGCGTTGCACAGCGCTAGGGAGGACCCGGTGAGTAGCGCGTGCACCAGGTACAGCGGGAAGGCGACGTAGGCGAAGGCATACTCGAGGGGCTCGGTGATACCGGTGAGGAAGGCCGTCAGCGCTACTGAGATCATGACGCCACCGGTGAGCTTCTTACGCTCTGGCTTGGCCGTGTGGTAGATCGCTAGGGCGGCTCCGGGCAAGGCGAACATCATGATGGGGAAGAAGCCAGTCATGAAAGAACCGGTCCAGGCATTCGTGCCGGACGCACCACTGAAGAAGCAGGTGATGTCACCGTGCAGAGTCTCGCCGGCGGCGTTGGTGCAATTGCCGAGCTGGAACCACGGCAGCGAATTGAGCAGGTGGTGCAGGCCGAAGGGGATGAGGAGACGGTTGATGGTGCCGAATACGAATCCGGTTCCTGGGTTGGACCCGTGGGCCATGATGAAACCGCCGACCTGCTTATTGAACAGCCAGTCGAAGGCCGGGTAAATGATAGCCATGATGACGCCGGCGACGACGGAAGCGGCGGCGGTGACAATTGGCACGAGGCGGCGGCCGCCAAAGAAGGCTAGGTACGTTGGCAGCTTGGTACGGCGGTATTTCTCGTACATTTTGGCCGCGATAAGACCGATGACGATGCCGCCGAGGACGCCGTAATTGATGACTCCGGTCTTCTGCGAGAAATACGGAGCGAGGGCGTGCAGCACGCCTCCTTGGGTCTTGTCCGAGGTACCTGCACCGGTGAAGGTGAGATAGCCGACGAGGGCTGCCAGGGCGGTCGATCCATCGGCCTTCTTGGCGTACCCGACGGCCACACCCAGCGCAAAGATGAGAGGTAGGTTGTCGAAGATTGCGCCGCCTGCACCGGCTAATACGTCAGCGACCGGCTGCATCCATGATGCGTGCTTGGCGAGTCCGTCCGCTCCGAGAACGTCAGCAGACCCGAACCGCATAAGCAGCGCGGCAACCGGCAGGGACGCGATCGGGAGCATGAGGGAGCGCCCGATGCGCTGCATCTGGGAGAACCCGGGTATCTGCCGTTTTTTCTTGGTGCTGGTGGCAACAGCGTCTTTCGCCATAGGAGTTCCTCCACAGTGAGTGCTCATGTTCAAGGGGTGGTATGGACCACTCGCCGAAGTACAGACCACTGAGGCGGCCATGTCAAGACAACGTGCAGAGTTTGTGAACGTCACCATGGTGGGGCTTTCGCGGTGATCGGTGCTGGTGGCACTGCGCCCGAGGCATAATTCACCCATGAAGTACGTGACCGTGCGGGATTACCTTGTCGAGCTCATCGACACCCGCTTATCGGTCGGGGATGTCGTGCCTAGTGAGCGGGAGCTTGCTGAGCGGTTCGGTATCTCGCGCATGACGGTCCGCCAGGCGGTTGATTCGCTGGTGAGTAGCGGAATGCTGGAGCGTCGTCGCGGCAGCGGTACCTATGTCAGAGCTCCCAAAGTGCATGTGCAGTCGCGCATCTCGTCTTTTAGTGAGGAGATGCGTCAGCGCGGCATGATCCCAGACACCCGAGTGCTGCGCGATGAGGAGATCTCCGCCGCTCCTGACGTGGCTGTGTGGCTAGGGATTGAGCCGGGGGAGCCAGTCCATTACATCTACCGCGTGCGGCTAGCTGACGGTGTTCCGATGGCCGTCGAAAGGACCTGGATCGCTGCCCGAGTGATGCCAGATCTGTTGACCGATGGCGTTCCGGCGAGTATTTATGGGGCGATGGCGGCAGCTGGGCTAGTTCCTACGTGGGGCGAGGATGCGATCGAGGCTGTCAGCGGTGACGCGCTGGTCTGCGAGCACCTGCAGATCCCCGTCGGGTCGGCTGTATTGGCTATCAACCGTCGTACCTACGCCGACGATACCGCGATCTCTTATTCCCGATCTTGGTACCGAGGGGATCGTTACAAACTATGGGTTCCGATCTCTGGTCCACACAGAACCCTGTATCCACCTCGAGGAGGTTCACGATGAAGCGTGTCGAGCACATCTTGGCGGCCTTGGGTGGAGTCGACAATGTCGTGTCGATCGAGCCATGCGTAACCCGGCTACGGTGTCAGGTTCGTCGTTGCGAGCAGGTCGATGAGCAAGCTTTGCGCCGGGCTGGAGCGCACGGGGTCACCGTGCAAGGACATAGCGTTCAGGTTATCGTCGGCCCGGACGCTGACCTGCTGGCTTCAGATCTGGAGGACTTATGGGAAGAAGATCGCGAATCCTGACCGAATCTTGACGTTCGGACGTCTGATGGAGTTCAGTGTTAGTTGTCTGGACCACTTAGGAGATGGGCCAGTATTCGTTCGAAGATCCTCCATGGCGGAGTTCATCTCGAACCAGAACAAGGAGACATCATGAGCAAGGCAGAACAGATCCTGGCAGCCCTTGGCGGCGACGACAACATCGACGACCTCGAGGCTTGCATCACCCGACTGCGCGTCGAGGTCGACGATCCGAGCCTCGTTGATGAGCCTGCGCTCAAGGCTGCTGGTGCCTTCGGCGTTGTCCAGCAGGGTACGTCCGTTCAGGTCGTTGTTGGCCCCGAGGCCGACACTCTGGCCGAGGACATTGAGGATCTGCGCTGATGACCGCTATCGCATCTCCTCTCGACGGCACCCTGATGCCGTTGTCCGAGGTTCCTGATCCGGTCTTTGCGCAGGGTCTCGTGGGGCCCGGTGTTGCCCTCGAACCCACGGGTGAGGGCGACGTCACTGTAGTGGCTCCGGTGGCAGGACGCATTGTCAAGCTGCACCCGCACGCTTTCGTCATCCAGGCAGAGGGGTTCGGGGTACTCGTACACCTTGGCATTGACACCGTCCAGCTCGATGGGGAGGGGTTCACCCTTCATGCTGAGGAGGGTCACGAGGTCGTCGTGGGAGACCCACTCATCACCTGGAATCCGGCCGGGGTCGTTGCGGGTGGCCGCAGTGCGGTCTGCCCGATCGTCGTCCTCGACGCTTCCAGCGGAAGGATCGGTGACGCCGCTGTTACCGGGGAGCGGATTGCCTGCGGCGATCAATTGTTCCAGTGGTTGGACGTTCCTGAGCAGGATGCCAATGTCTGTGCCCAGCACGACTGATCGGGCCCGTCGTCACCCTGAGGTAGCGGCTCTGGTAGGGGTTGTCGCCGGAATTTTCTCGGCGATCGTCAAGTTTGGGTGGGAAGTGCCTTTCCCACCGCGCACCCCTGAGCGAAACGCAACGAATCCGCCCCAGCAATTGTTGGAGCAGCTGGGATTCAGCGATCACTTTGCCCACACGCTGGTGTATTTCAACGGCAATGGCTTGCCGGTTATGAGCTTCATCATTCACTTCGGATTTGCCATCTTCTTCGGCGTCGCGTATTGCGTTGGCGCTGAACGGTTCCCGAAAATCACACTATGGCAGGGCGTTGCGTTTGGTGTCGTCGTCTACGTCGTCTTTCACGTCATCGTGATGCCGGGATTGGGTACCGTTCCGGCGCCGTGGCACCAGCCGTGGCAGGAACATCTCAGTGAGTTGTTGGGTCACATCGTCTGGATGTGGAGCATCGAGGTCGTGCGCCGTGACCTGCGTAGCCGCATCACTGGCGAGCCCGATCCGTGGGTTGAGCCATCGATGACAGCAGGACGATAAGGGTAGCGACGCCGACGAATTCGTAGGCGTCGGTCAGGATCTTCTGCCACCATGCTGCGGTGAGTTCTCGGTTACGACCGGCAGGAAACCACCAGACCATCCATGTCAGTGTGGCTAAAGCCCAAATGAGGGCTAGAACCTGCTGGCAACGACGACGGTCGGCTAGTCCGGCGACGATGATTAAGGACCCCCATACCCAGTGGTGCGACCATGACACGGGACTCACCAAGCATCCGCACAGCCCGGCGCATAACAGGGACCACACCTGGTCAGCCCCACTTTCTTGCCACAACCGCCGAGATGCAATACCGGCAAGTGCGCAGCACAGCGCGACTAGAACTAGCCACACGAGTGTGAGGTTGCCATGGCCTAGGCGCAGCAACATGCCCGAAAGTGATTGATTGCCCGCCCAGGTGAGCCCACCCAGACGGTTCGGCGTGAGCATGTAGTGGGTCCAGTACTCCCAAGATGCTGTGGGCATCACCGCGAGCCCGATGGCGATCGTGACTAGACCAGCCGCGGCGGCTCGAAGCGCTGCCTTGAATTGACCCGTGACGAGATACCAGAGGGCGAAGATGCCCGGAGTGAGCTTGAATCCGGTGGCCACTCCGACCCCCACCCCGCGCCACCTCCGAGGCAGCAGGAATACGTCAATAACGACGAGGGCGGCTAATTGCAGGTTAACCTGTCCATAAACAAAAGTTTTCCCAATGGGTTCGCTAAAGTTCAAGACTGCGACGAAGATGGCCGTCAGCAATGGCTGAGGCTTGTGCCCGCAACGGCGCCAGATGAGATCAATCATGATGGCAAGAGCGATTGCACTGACACCATAGTGGAGGATCGTTACCGGCAGAGACGGAATCAGAGCTAATGGGGTGAGGGCGATCGCCGCGAAGGGTGGGTAGGTAAACCCCAGACCACTGACCGATGACGCAGTGTATAGCGCTTTCGGATCATTCAACATAGCGCGTACGCAGTCGCGGTATATCTTTAGGTCGGTTGGGCGCGGCATGGCCAACGTCCACGTCACCGTCGTCATGATGACCGCGATTGCTGGCCAGAAGAGGGATGAGGCCGGTCGCTTCCCGGAGATGGGGCTATCGTCTTGAAGGGTCACTGATCCTCCACAATGTCGGCGGTCTCGAGCCACTGTTCCTCAAGGGAAGTCATCGGCGCGTCGAGTTCGTTGGCCTTCGTCTGGAGATGTACCAAGGCTTGGTAGTCGTCGGCTTTGGTGGCCATTTCCTCATGCAGGGCAGCCAGCTCATCGCGGACCTTTCCCATCTGACGATCGAGCCTGTCCATGTCCTTGCGGGCCTGGCGTAGCTCGGCGGCGCTTATCTTTGGCTCGTCGGCCCGGGACGTACTGCCTACCCGGCTTGATTTCGAGGGGCCGGTTTTACGGTCGCGGCGGTGCTCTAGATATTGGGAAATCCCCCCGGGCAGGAGCGCTACCGTGCCATCTCCCATGAGAGCCCAAACTACGTCGCAGACCCGTTCCAGGAACCATCTGTCATGGGAAACGACGATCAGTGTGCCGGGCCAGGAATCGAGGTAGTCCTCGAGTAGGCGCAGGGTGTCAATGTCGAGGTCGTTGGTCGGCTCGTCGAGGAGGAGCACATTGGGTTCGTCCATGAGGAGGCGCAGCAGTTGAAGACGACGCCGCTCGCCACCTGAAAGATCGCCGATACGGGTAACGAGTTTCTGCCCGGTAAACCCGAATCCTTCGAGGAGATCAGTGGCGGAGGCATCACGGCCGGTGGCTAGTTTCGTTCTCGCTTTGACGTCGTTGACGGATTCTAGGACGGTCATTGTTGAGTCGAGGTCATCAACTTCCTGACGCAGGTGGGCCAGTCGCAGGGTCTTTCCCTGTTTGACCCGGCCTGAGTCGGGCTTACGAGAGCCGTCAAAGAGGTTGAGCAAGGTGGTCTTACCAGCTCCATTGACGCCGACCAGGCCGATCCGGTCGCCCGGGCCGATCGAGCAGGTCACTTTGTCAAGCAGGGTGCGCTCGCCAAGCTCGTCGGAGGACACGGTGACGGTGACATCGTTGAGGTCCAGCACATCTTTACCCAGCCGTGTCGCGGAAAAGCGTGCTAGCTGTAGCTTGTCGCGGGGCTCGGGGACATCGGCGATGAGGGCGTTGGCCGCCTCGACTCGGTAACGCGGTTTGGAGCTACGGGCAGGGGCTCCCCGTCGCAACCACGCCAATTCTTTACGCGCCAGATTTTGACGCTTGGCCTCGTTGCTGGCGGCGATGCGCGCTCGTTCTACCCGGGCTAAGGTGTAGGCCGAGTATCCGCCCTGATAAGCCTCGACGGTGGCGTCGTGGACCTCCCAGATGTCAGTGCAGATCTCGTCAAGAAACCAACGGTCGTGTGAGACGACGAGCATTGCCACGCCGCGCTCCTGTAGGTGGCGCAGGTGGCCGGCCAACCAGGCCACCGCCTCGACGTCGAGGTGGTTGGTGGGCTCGTCAAGAACAAGTAAGTCGTGGTCTCCGAGCATGATTGAAACCAGCGCAGCCCGCCGTCGTTCCCCACCGGAAAGATCGGCCATAGCGCGGTCGAGGTCAATATCGGAAAGCATGTCCTCGACGATGGGACGAGCCTCGCGGTTAGCTGCCCAAACGTGGTCGGGTTGGCCTCCGACGACGAGGTCGCGGACGGTCTGATCCCTGCGGGTTTCAGCTTGGGCGAGCACTCCTATGGAAATGCCATTAGTACGCGTCACTGTCCCGGAGTCGGGTTCTAGGGAACCAGTGAGGAGGGCTAAGAGGGTAGATTTGCCGTCCCCGTTGCGGCCCACGACGCCGATGACGTCCCCGGTTGATAGCCCCAGAGACACCTCTGAGAGGACCGTTCGGGTGCCCCAGGACTTTGAGATGCGATCGGCGTTGACGATATTTGTGCCGGCCAACGGAGGCTCAGCGTCCTCGCATGGCGGCGCGAGCGCCCTTCATAGAACTTGGCATTGGGCCCTTAGGAAGCGGCACTTTGGGGCGCATGGCGTCAAGGGCCTTGAGACGATTGACGACCTCGTCCACCTGACTCGTGCTGAGGGTCTTGGGCAGTTTCTTAATGTGCTTGTCGAGGTCTTCTAGCGGTACCTGGCCTTTGCCGTCGCCCATGATGATCGACGTCACCGGAGTGCCGTAGGCGACCTGCTCGTGGCGCTTGGTTTCGGTGGCCAGCAGGTTACGCAGGCCGTTACCGTGCCCCTCGCCGATGAGGACAATTCCGCCCGGACCGACAGCGCGGTGAACGACATCCTGCTGCCGGGTAAACGCGATCGCGGGGGTGGAGGTCCACTTCTTCTTGTCGAGCAGAGACAGGGCAACCTCGGCTGACCCGGTCTGGCCCTTGAACCGGGCATACATGGAACGCTTAGCGCGCCACTGGAAGACCCACATAGCGGCAGCGGCACCAGCAAAGATGCCAACGATGAGCCATGCCCACCACAGATCGGTGAGGATAAGACCGAGGACGGTGAACACCACGACGCCTGCTACAAAGGAGCCAATGACCCACCAGAGGAGCTGAGGATCAACCTGGCGGGTTAGCTTGAACGTCTCGACAAGCTGCTTTCCGGTGCCCCAGTCCTTGGGGTTGTCGGAGTGCTTGCGGCGCTCCTTCTCAGCCTTCGCCTGGGCTTTCTGCTTCGCGGCGAGTTCCTTGGCTGCCTGGCTCTTGGGCATGGTGCGCGGCTCCTCGGGGTCGATGGACGTGTGCGGGACAAATTCCTGAGGCGCAGGTCGCCCCGTGACTAGTGAATTCTACCGCCGGACCATTCCCGTCGTCTCGTCGCAGGTGAGGCAAGGAAGGACTGGAGTCCAAAAACGACACGGGGCCTTCATGCCGGTAGAGCATGGCCGATGCTGGTGCCCATCGATATGGTGTCAGGACGCCAGTTCCTGCAGGTACATACGTTGGAGCCCGTCCGCCCACGAGTCCGTAGGTGACGATTCGAAGAGCACGAGAACACGTCCGTCAGACAACTGGGCGATCGAGGAATAGGCGAAGAGGGTCTGTGGGCTCGTGATGTCGGCGTGACTCACCCATTCAAGTTCGGAGCGCGGTCCGAACGTTCTCGAGGATCGATGGACAACTGCCACATGGGCAATGCCATGTCGACGCCTGCGATCATCTGCTGAGACGACAATGAGCGCAGGGAGCTGTTCCCCGGTCGTAGGTGATGCGATGGTTTGCTTCAGCATGAGCGCGGAGACTTGGCATGCGACGCCTTGGTCGTCGTCGCCGAACGCGGAAGTCAGCGTACTCCAGGAATGGCCGCCATCCACGCTCTCGGCGGTCAGCACCTTCCCACCGGAAGAAGCGGAATGTCGGTTGAAGCTGCGCAATACGCCGGGTAGAACCTCTGTGATCGCGCTTTCGTGGAGGTCGATAGTGGCTGGCATCGGGGTTCCCCGCTGCCACGTTTCCCCACCATCGTCGGTGTATACAGTGGTGCACGAAATTCCTGCAGGTAGCATCATGTAAGTCGGAACGACGATGCGTCCGGCATGTTCCCCTGCGCGGATTTGAATGGACCGACCTGGTGCGACGAGCGTGTATCGAGAATCTACGGGTCTGAACTGCCGTGTCACCAGTTTTCCCATGTTCCAAGTTCGGCCATCGTCATATGAGTAGATCTCCACGATGTGATTGGTGTTGAAGACCTGAAGGATCGAGTCCTTGTAGAAGACGCGCATCGGAGTGATGCGAGCTGAACCGTGCTGGAACACGTACAGAGGAATTCCTGCTTCGAAGAGGTTGAAACCGTCGTCCAAGGAGTATCTTGATCGTCGTCCTAGAGCGAGATTTGAGTCATCGACTCCGGCGGTGGTGTACGGGCGAGGTATACCGATTAATTCATAAATCTGAATGCGACCGTGCTTGTCGCGGGGGCCGTCGAGGTCAGCTACGAGGTCGAATTGGGAACGGTCGATGTTCAGATTGATATTTCCCCTCAATCCGTCGGCGTCCCCTGTGACGTTGTGCGTCGAGAGCAGGAGCATGTCACGTCCGGCAACGGTGGCGAAGCCATCTCCCAGGGGGAACTTTCGCGGGCGCCCACCGTTGACGGAGCCATCTGGGGAGACGTTGAGGTGTTCGAATACTCCGCCGTTCCAGGCCCAGAGATCAATGACGATCATCAGTCGATGTCGAACTGAATCCTCGATGATGGCGCCGTCGATGACGGAGGATGATGCGGGGGCGTACCCATACTTGTTCGAATAATCTCGCATCTCCAATGGTTTTATCAGTGACGGGGCTTCCCAACCGTCGGAGATTGAGTAACGGGATGCATTGGGTTTTCTGCGAATCAGGGCATCGATATTGTCGGCGGAGTCGCCTGTTGTCGCGCGATTTGCATCGCAGCCTATGACCAATGTGTCATTGGCCGTAGACACCATGAACGGTATGCGGAAAAAATGTGATGGCGAATTCTCTCTGTTGAACACCTCGAGTACGTCTGCCTCTTGTGTCGCAAGTGCAGGAGAGTGTTCAGAGAACTGCCCTGTCACACTCAAGAATAAGGCTGCCCCGCCAGAGATTAATGCGGATCGGCGTGAAATCCGTTGGTGCATGCTGAATCCCTAAACGTTAAGTCTTCCGTAGCGTGATTACATTGAATGGGCGATATCTGGTGTTGCTGTGTGAATCACTCCAGCGTGCTGCGCGAAGTGGTAAGCCATGACAACGGGACCTCTGTCAGGAACAAGCCTTGCCACTCCCGTTCCCACAATACGAGCAGGGTCTGTTCGTCTTGCTGAGTCATGCATTGGTACACATGATGGCGAGGGTTGAGCACGCGGTTGTGCGGCCAGGTCTTGCCTCCGTCGAAACTTTGACGCAGCACACCACAACCCCGGAACGGGAGCATCATCGACGCATTGGCAAAGACCACCGATTCGGTTCCAAGCTCATCCCGGACAGAAATGGCATTGGGCTGGGAGAAGATTTCGGTCAGTTGCTCGACGAACGTCACCTCGCCCCATGTTTCGCCGCCGTCGACGCTGGCCGCGTGCGCCACCCGTCCGGAGGGATGTTGGTTGCGCATGAAGGAGTGCACGACCCCGTCAGGGGTTTCTACTAACGCTGACTCATGGGTCGAGCCGCGATCATCGTTGAGATTTCGAGAACTGACGATCTTTCCGAAAAGTTCGCGCTCGTCATTCGGTGACTTACCGAGGTTCCATGTCTGGCCCCCGTCATCGCTGTACACCGCGGCACATGAAAAGGTTTTTCCCTCCTCGTGGTTGTAGTAGACCGGTGCCAGGAGTCGGCCTCGGTGCGTCCCGTGTTCCAACTGAATTCCGTTGCCCGGTGACGTACCGAGGAACCGCATCCAAGGCTGCTTGAGAGCCGGGTTCAGGTTGATAGGTCGTGACCATGTCCGTCCGTCGTCATCACTGTGGATGAGGATGAGGTTGCAGGTCCGTAGGGTCAGCAGGGACTCGTGGGGGTCCACTCCGGTGGCCAAGTGGATATTGCCGGCGGGGGCACCGGCTGCGAAGACGTTTCCGGTTTCGTCAACGGTGTAGTCCGTGGGTTCCCCCGACTCGGTTGTTACGATGCCTTCTGCATCGATGACGTAGGCGGTTGCATCGCGATCGAACAGAAGCTGCCGACCTTGCTCATCGAAGCCCGACCCTGGTTCGGCGTTAGGCTGCCCCACGCCACCCGGGAACTGGTCGATCAAGCAGAACACGCGCCCCGAGTTGTGGTCTTGGAACAGAACTGAGTCGATAACCGATGCTCCGAGGGCGCCCTCGCCGGGATACTCGAGGACTATCTGGGCCTCGTCCCACCGACGACCGTCTTCGCTGCGACGGATGACGAAATTGATGTCGTTGGGGCTGTCGTTGGCAATGCTGACACGTTGGTCTGCCCCGGCGATGAAGCTTCCGGAATCAAGTCTGATGAGCGATGGGATCCGGTAACTTTTCGAGCCCAGATATCCCGTGTCGAAGAGAGCTTGGGTACGTAGAGGAGCCACGTTGGCTAGGCGTTTGACTTGGGCGTCGGTTAGCGCACTGCTGAAGATGGACGCCGTCTGCGCTTCCCCGAATAGCCGTGCTCCTTCGAGGTCCTTCCCGACGGTCACCCTTTCCACCTTGCCAAGATCGGCAAAGAATGCCTCACCAGGCTCGTGAGCCACGAGGAAACCGTCAACATAGAGATCAATGGCACCCCGGCCACTGATTGCTACCAGGTCATGCCAGTTTCCGTCGTCCCACTTGCCTGGAGCGCGCACGTGGGCGATGGGTTCATCGTCCACTTCCACGTGCAGGAGCAGGTCGCCGTTGACGATCTCGAAGGACAGTTCACCGGCGCTCCCTTGGGCTGCGAGGACGGTTCCACCCTGGCCTTTGCCACGAAGGCGGGTCCTTGCTCGGAGCGCGCCATGAGCGAGTTCTCCGATACGGCGTGCGTCGCGGGCCGACAGCTCAGAACCAGCGAACTCGACGAACGGTGTTGCCGTCGGCGCCTTGGCCGCCATAGCTTGCAAGGACAGGGCTGAGTTCCACATCTTGAATCGCCGTACGTCGAGGACGCCCGACGGATTGATGACAATATTGGTTGCTCCCAGATCCTGGCACCATACCCGCAATGTGGCGGAGAATGTTTCGTAACCGTCTGCAAACAAATGCGTCCCAGTTTCATCGGCGGTGAGTCCGACGGAGTGAATCGTGCCATCTGCCATGCCCAGCGCATCCTCGGCGTCGAGACTGCGAGATTCTCCGTTCAGATCTATACGGCCAAGCAAGCGGTCTTCATCCACATCGACTGATAACCGTCCGTTCTTTCCGACAAGCTCGAACAGGCATCCGGAGGACGTCGCGCTGAATTCCACGAGAAGTGAGCCGTCCTCGCCGTCGATTCGTTGCACGTCCATGCCCTTTCGGGCCGGCAGCAAGGCGCTCCCAGTAAGGTCAATCGCCAATTCCTCGGTATAAGTATCAGTAATAGTCATGATTGACGTCTCCTCGTGGCTTCCCTGACTCGTTCTGGCTGGAGAATATGAATATGTGTTCTGGCTGCCGATTTAGCACTCGCTGGATGCAAACTCGCTCGAAAGGTCGACGCTGTTGATGTACCGGTCATCTCCGTCCTCGGGCCGGACGGCCTCTGGGTTGACGAGAGCCTGTAGCTTGCGTGGCAGATTCAGCCTAACGCCAAGGACAACAATCAGGCCGAAGCCCACGGACAACACCCCTAGAGCCGATCCCAGACCGTGGCTCTTAGCCAGCGAGGCGCCCACAAATGGTCCAATTGCACCGCCGAGAGCTCCGACATTGTAGATGAACCCCACTCCGGCAGCTCGCTGCTCGACGGGGAAATAGCTCGACACCCACCGAGGGGCTAGCCCTGAAACACCTTGGCCGAACAACTGGTTGAAGAACAGTAGAAGCCCAATGAGCCATGCCGACTTAATTCCCGCAAAGAATAGCGGAAACACGATGATCTGCGCTATGAGAATGCTCGTGAAGTACCACTTTCGCATTCCTATCCAGTCTCCCATGAAGCCTGTGACAAAGTAACCAATCATGTTGCCGAATTGTGCGATCGTTAGCAGATTGGCGACGGTGGAAGCTGCATATCCTGCACCCGTGAGGTATGTAGGCAAGAGTCCAAGGATGGGCCATCCATACATGAAGGCAGAAAGGATAACGATCATGATTCCGATGCCGATGACCCAGCGTCGAGGATCAAATTGCACGATGAGACACACGAAGATGGCGCCACAGGCTATGGCCACGGCGAGGACGCCCCAGAAAGGCAGGATGTTGAGGGCGAAGATGGCTAGTAGACCTGCCATTGCCGCGATGACGAGTGTGATGTTTAGTGACATGCGCCTTCCGCTGAACAGCACCTGGAAAGCGTCACGTGATTCGGACGATTTTTCCCGCTCGCGTGACTTTGCCGTTTCCCAGTCGCTAGCTTCGGGGAGGCGACGTCGCATGTACAGTGCCACTGCGATGGGCACGATTCCGGTGATGAACAGGGCTCTCCAACCCCATCCGGCATGCCAACTGTCGGCCCATGGGACTAAGTACTTGTCGACCTGGACGGCCAGGATGGCGCCTATCGCATAGCCTGACAACAGAAATGACGATGCCTTGCCGCGGATTCGGGGGTGCCACGATTCGATGACATATGTTGCCGATGACCCGTACTCTCCCGCCATCGCGAAGCCGACGACCATGCGCATAATGAACAGGAACATGAAGTTCGGCGAAAATCCCATGAGGAGCGAGCCGATCGCGAACAATACGGTTGCGATGATCATGGCTGGCTTGCGTCCGAACCTGTCGCCAACACCGCCCAGGATTAGTCCGCCCAGCCACCGTGTGATGAAGGCTGCTGACACCAACGCTGCGCTTTGTACCAGGGTGAGGCCAAAGG
Protein-coding regions in this window:
- a CDS encoding PTS transporter subunit EIIC, with product MAKDAVATSTKKKRQIPGFSQMQRIGRSLMLPIASLPVAALLMRFGSADVLGADGLAKHASWMQPVADVLAGAGGAIFDNLPLIFALGVAVGYAKKADGSTALAALVGYLTFTGAGTSDKTQGGVLHALAPYFSQKTGVINYGVLGGIVIGLIAAKMYEKYRRTKLPTYLAFFGGRRLVPIVTAAASVVAGVIMAIIYPAFDWLFNKQVGGFIMAHGSNPGTGFVFGTINRLLIPFGLHHLLNSLPWFQLGNCTNAAGETLHGDITCFFSGASGTNAWTGSFMTGFFPIMMFALPGAALAIYHTAKPERKKLTGGVMISVALTAFLTGITEPLEYAFAYVAFPLYLVHALLTGSSLALCNALGIKDGFGFSAGLTDYIINFGRASELSGGPGKVLLLILIGLVYAVIYYVVFRFAITKWNLRTPGREDEGNDTTGGASVFDEAQLAASESTGKADAQKEGRI
- a CDS encoding GntR family transcriptional regulator, yielding MKYVTVRDYLVELIDTRLSVGDVVPSERELAERFGISRMTVRQAVDSLVSSGMLERRRGSGTYVRAPKVHVQSRISSFSEEMRQRGMIPDTRVLRDEEISAAPDVAVWLGIEPGEPVHYIYRVRLADGVPMAVERTWIAARVMPDLLTDGVPASIYGAMAAAGLVPTWGEDAIEAVSGDALVCEHLQIPVGSAVLAINRRTYADDTAISYSRSWYRGDRYKLWVPISGPHRTLYPPRGGSR
- a CDS encoding glucose PTS transporter subunit EIIB, which translates into the protein MKRVEHILAALGGVDNVVSIEPCVTRLRCQVRRCEQVDEQALRRAGAHGVTVQGHSVQVIVGPDADLLASDLEDLWEEDRES
- a CDS encoding PTS transporter subunit EIIB, with the translated sequence MSKAEQILAALGGDDNIDDLEACITRLRVEVDDPSLVDEPALKAAGAFGVVQQGTSVQVVVGPEADTLAEDIEDLR
- a CDS encoding PTS glucose transporter subunit IIA, with the translated sequence MTAIASPLDGTLMPLSEVPDPVFAQGLVGPGVALEPTGEGDVTVVAPVAGRIVKLHPHAFVIQAEGFGVLVHLGIDTVQLDGEGFTLHAEEGHEVVVGDPLITWNPAGVVAGGRSAVCPIVVLDASSGRIGDAAVTGERIACGDQLFQWLDVPEQDANVCAQHD
- a CDS encoding YagU family protein, yielding MSVPSTTDRARRHPEVAALVGVVAGIFSAIVKFGWEVPFPPRTPERNATNPPQQLLEQLGFSDHFAHTLVYFNGNGLPVMSFIIHFGFAIFFGVAYCVGAERFPKITLWQGVAFGVVVYVVFHVIVMPGLGTVPAPWHQPWQEHLSELLGHIVWMWSIEVVRRDLRSRITGEPDPWVEPSMTAGR
- a CDS encoding glycosyltransferase 87 family protein — its product is MPRPTDLKIYRDCVRAMLNDPKALYTASSVSGLGFTYPPFAAIALTPLALIPSLPVTILHYGVSAIALAIMIDLIWRRCGHKPQPLLTAIFVAVLNFSEPIGKTFVYGQVNLQLAALVVIDVFLLPRRWRGVGVGVATGFKLTPGIFALWYLVTGQFKAALRAAAAGLVTIAIGLAVMPTASWEYWTHYMLTPNRLGGLTWAGNQSLSGMLLRLGHGNLTLVWLVLVALCCALAGIASRRLWQESGADQVWSLLCAGLCGCLVSPVSWSHHWVWGSLIIVAGLADRRRCQQVLALIWALATLTWMVWWFPAGRNRELTAAWWQKILTDAYEFVGVATLIVLLSSMAQPTDRARQ
- a CDS encoding ABC-F family ATP-binding cassette domain-containing protein, with translation MAGTNIVNADRISKSWGTRTVLSEVSLGLSTGDVIGVVGRNGDGKSTLLALLTGSLEPDSGTVTRTNGISIGVLAQAETRRDQTVRDLVVGGQPDHVWAANREARPIVEDMLSDIDLDRAMADLSGGERRRAALVSIMLGDHDLLVLDEPTNHLDVEAVAWLAGHLRHLQERGVAMLVVSHDRWFLDEICTDIWEVHDATVEAYQGGYSAYTLARVERARIAASNEAKRQNLARKELAWLRRGAPARSSKPRYRVEAANALIADVPEPRDKLQLARFSATRLGKDVLDLNDVTVTVSSDELGERTLLDKVTCSIGPGDRIGLVGVNGAGKTTLLNLFDGSRKPDSGRVKQGKTLRLAHLRQEVDDLDSTMTVLESVNDVKARTKLATGRDASATDLLEGFGFTGQKLVTRIGDLSGGERRRLQLLRLLMDEPNVLLLDEPTNDLDIDTLRLLEDYLDSWPGTLIVVSHDRWFLERVCDVVWALMGDGTVALLPGGISQYLEHRRDRKTGPSKSSRVGSTSRADEPKISAAELRQARKDMDRLDRQMGKVRDELAALHEEMATKADDYQALVHLQTKANELDAPMTSLEEQWLETADIVEDQ
- a CDS encoding DUF4191 domain-containing protein, which codes for MPKSQAAKELAAKQKAQAKAEKERRKHSDNPKDWGTGKQLVETFKLTRQVDPQLLWWVIGSFVAGVVVFTVLGLILTDLWWAWLIVGIFAGAAAAMWVFQWRAKRSMYARFKGQTGSAEVALSLLDKKKWTSTPAIAFTRQQDVVHRAVGPGGIVLIGEGHGNGLRNLLATETKRHEQVAYGTPVTSIIMGDGKGQVPLEDLDKHIKKLPKTLSTSQVDEVVNRLKALDAMRPKVPLPKGPMPSSMKGARAAMRGR